In Methanobrevibacter oralis, a single window of DNA contains:
- the carB gene encoding carbamoyl-phosphate synthase large subunit has protein sequence MPVDKDIKKVLIIGSGPIQIGQAAEFDYSGSQACKSLKEEGIETVLVNSNPATIQTDIDMADTVYTEPLTPEIVAKIIKEEKVDAILPTMGGQTGLNIATGLGDLGLLDGIKVLGSDVQTIKDVEDRDLFGHFMERLNEPIPKCNAVESVEEAIEAVEEIGYPVIVRPAFTLGGTGGGVAHNEEELIEIASHGLDMSFINQVLIDESVLGWKEIEYEVMRDKEDTCIIVCNMENIDPMGIHTGESVVVAPVQNLHDEIAQKLRDASIKIIRALGIQGGCNIQFALNPRTNEYKVIEVNPRVSRSSALASKATGYPIAKISSKIALGMTLDEIKNDITKETPASFEPAIDYIVVKIPRWPFDKFRGINREVGVQMKATGEVMAIGRTFEEAFHKALRSLDMGYDGFEYVEWSKESLSHPTDMIYFEIYSAIKDGFDLDEIQKLTNIDKFFIYKIRNIVNFENEVTCEKLDDEYYLRKAKQLGFSNKRLADLTNQTEEYIRNLLNRYNIKQSYKMVDTCAAEFEAKTPYYYSSYDIGNELVSNNKKKVVILGAGPIRIGQGIEFDYCCVHSSLALKDDDVETILINNNPETVSTDYDISDKLFFEPITFEDVMGIIDQEKPDGVIVQFGGQTSINLAVPLANAGVKIWGTPYESIDRVEDRELFAELLEKLHIHQAPYGTANSFKEAREIAEKISFPVLVRPSYVIGGRAMEIVYDNEQLETYMAEAVKVSPEHPILVDKFLEDAIELDVDILCDGEDVFIAGIMEHIEEAGVHSGDSACVIPPQTIPEHILDTIREYSTKLALELDVKGLMNIQYAVKLDEEMVYIIEANPRASRTVPFVSKAIGVPLAKVATWIMNGAKLKDFNLNKEIKINHVAVKESVFPFLKLPESDTVLGPEMKSTGESIGVDESFGMAFYKSQLAAGMDLPKEGKIFISVKSQDKKKIRPIAEKAYNLGFSLVATSGTADAAGNVEIEKIKKVSQGSPNIRDAILNKEIDLIINTSEGMQSARDGYIIRRLAIELGIPYVTTLAGARAALNAIEAVQNNKINVKSLNEYVDGV, from the coding sequence ATGCCAGTTGATAAGGATATTAAAAAAGTACTAATTATAGGTTCTGGACCTATTCAAATTGGACAAGCAGCAGAGTTCGATTATTCAGGGTCACAAGCTTGTAAATCATTAAAAGAAGAGGGTATTGAAACTGTTTTGGTTAATAGTAATCCTGCTACTATTCAAACAGACATAGATATGGCGGATACTGTTTATACAGAACCATTAACTCCTGAAATTGTTGCAAAAATTATTAAAGAAGAAAAAGTCGATGCAATATTACCTACAATGGGTGGTCAAACAGGTTTAAACATAGCTACTGGACTTGGAGATTTAGGTTTGCTTGATGGTATTAAAGTATTGGGTTCTGATGTTCAAACCATTAAAGATGTTGAAGACCGTGATTTGTTTGGACATTTTATGGAGAGACTTAATGAACCGATTCCTAAATGTAATGCTGTTGAAAGTGTTGAAGAAGCAATAGAGGCTGTTGAGGAAATTGGTTATCCTGTAATTGTAAGACCAGCTTTCACTTTAGGTGGAACTGGTGGTGGAGTTGCCCATAATGAAGAAGAATTAATTGAAATAGCTAGTCATGGATTAGATATGAGTTTCATTAACCAAGTTCTTATTGATGAATCTGTTCTGGGATGGAAAGAAATAGAATATGAAGTTATGAGGGATAAAGAGGATACTTGTATTATTGTATGTAATATGGAGAACATTGATCCAATGGGTATCCACACTGGAGAAAGTGTTGTGGTTGCTCCAGTTCAAAATTTACATGATGAAATCGCTCAGAAATTAAGAGATGCATCTATTAAGATTATTAGGGCTTTAGGAATTCAGGGTGGTTGTAATATACAATTTGCTCTTAATCCTAGAACTAATGAATATAAAGTAATAGAAGTAAATCCACGGGTTTCAAGAAGTAGTGCACTTGCATCTAAAGCAACTGGATATCCTATTGCTAAAATTTCTTCTAAAATAGCTCTTGGAATGACTTTAGACGAAATTAAAAACGACATTACAAAAGAAACTCCTGCTTCATTTGAGCCAGCTATTGATTATATTGTTGTAAAAATCCCAAGATGGCCGTTTGACAAATTCAGAGGGATTAATCGTGAAGTGGGCGTTCAAATGAAAGCTACTGGTGAAGTGATGGCTATTGGAAGAACTTTTGAAGAGGCATTTCATAAAGCACTCAGATCTCTTGATATGGGGTATGATGGATTTGAATACGTTGAATGGTCAAAAGAAAGTTTATCTCATCCAACAGACATGATTTACTTTGAAATTTACTCAGCTATTAAGGATGGATTTGATTTGGATGAAATCCAAAAACTCACTAATATTGATAAATTTTTCATATACAAAATCAGAAACATTGTTAATTTTGAAAATGAAGTTACATGTGAAAAATTAGACGATGAATATTACTTGAGAAAAGCTAAACAACTTGGTTTTTCCAATAAAAGACTAGCTGATTTAACTAATCAAACAGAAGAGTACATTAGAAATTTACTTAACAGATATAATATTAAACAATCTTATAAGATGGTAGATACTTGTGCTGCGGAATTTGAAGCTAAAACTCCGTATTATTATAGTAGTTATGATATTGGAAACGAGTTGGTATCTAACAATAAGAAAAAAGTTGTTATTTTAGGTGCAGGACCTATTAGGATAGGTCAGGGTATTGAATTTGATTACTGCTGTGTACATTCTTCTCTTGCACTTAAAGATGATGATGTTGAAACTATTTTAATTAATAACAATCCAGAAACTGTAAGTACTGATTATGATATTTCAGATAAATTATTCTTTGAGCCAATTACTTTTGAAGATGTGATGGGTATTATTGACCAAGAAAAACCAGATGGTGTTATTGTGCAATTTGGTGGTCAAACATCTATTAATTTGGCAGTTCCACTAGCTAATGCAGGTGTTAAAATATGGGGTACTCCTTATGAAAGTATTGATAGAGTAGAAGACAGAGAATTATTTGCCGAGTTACTTGAAAAACTACATATTCACCAAGCTCCTTATGGAACAGCTAATTCTTTTAAAGAAGCTAGGGAAATTGCAGAAAAAATTTCATTCCCTGTTTTGGTGCGTCCATCTTATGTTATTGGTGGTAGGGCAATGGAAATTGTTTACGATAACGAACAACTTGAAACTTATATGGCTGAAGCTGTTAAAGTATCTCCAGAACATCCTATTTTAGTAGATAAATTTTTAGAAGACGCTATTGAATTAGACGTTGATATTTTATGTGATGGTGAAGATGTATTTATTGCAGGAATCATGGAACATATTGAAGAAGCAGGTGTTCATTCTGGAGATTCAGCTTGTGTAATTCCTCCTCAAACTATTCCTGAGCATATTTTAGATACAATTCGCGAATATTCAACTAAATTAGCTTTAGAATTAGATGTTAAAGGTTTAATGAACATTCAGTATGCAGTTAAACTTGATGAAGAAATGGTTTATATTATTGAAGCTAATCCTCGTGCAAGTAGAACAGTTCCATTTGTAAGTAAGGCTATTGGTGTTCCACTTGCAAAAGTAGCTACTTGGATTATGAATGGTGCTAAATTAAAAGACTTTAATTTAAATAAGGAAATAAAAATCAATCATGTTGCTGTAAAAGAATCTGTATTCCCATTCTTAAAACTTCCAGAATCTGACACTGTTTTAGGTCCAGAAATGAAGTCTACTGGTGAAAGTATTGGTGTTGATGAAAGCTTTGGAATGGCATTTTACAAATCACAACTTGCAGCAGGTATGGATTTGCCTAAAGAAGGTAAAATATTTATTAGTGTTAAATCACAGGATAAAAAGAAAATTAGGCCTATTGCAGAGAAAGCTTATAATTTAGGATTTAGTCTTGTTGCAACATCAGGTACTGCAGATGCAGCAGGAAATGTTGAAATTGAAAAGATTAAAAAAGTTTCACAAGGTTCTCCTAATATTAGGGATGCTATTTTAAATAAAGAAATTGATTTAATTATTAATACTTCTGAAGGTATGCAATCAGCTCGTGATGGATATATTATCAGACGTTTAGCTATTGAATTAGGTATACCATATGTTACTACTTTAGCTGGAGCAAGAGCTGCTTTAAATGCTATTGAAGCTGTTCAAAATAATAAAATTAATGTTAAATCTTTAAATGAGTATGTTGATGGAGTATAA
- a CDS encoding mechanosensitive ion channel family protein, with protein sequence MPILDLDDTIIRVIIVIIIVFITTLITGRIAKYMKKTEKFSENMTAVYLIHDIINYSIYFIAIMITLQMFGIDLGGLLLSLGIVGIAVSLAAKDIFSNFMSGIVLILGKSIKVGETVEINNHKGNVERVSLRTTRIIDDNGIKHIVPNSVLTNNTYLQYKAPEKYRINIIIHLPLKFDVKEFEEYVVNKISRYENVLKNPKPALYSKGINKDWMELKVSFWIKNYKNKDKYKLIITNEIRKYIESGEKG encoded by the coding sequence ATGCCAATATTAGACCTTGATGATACTATAATTCGAGTTATAATTGTAATTATCATAGTGTTTATTACTACACTAATAACAGGCCGAATAGCTAAATACATGAAAAAAACTGAAAAGTTCAGTGAAAATATGACTGCAGTTTATCTTATTCATGATATAATAAATTACTCAATCTATTTTATAGCAATAATGATTACTTTACAAATGTTTGGTATTGATTTAGGTGGTTTATTATTAAGTTTAGGAATTGTGGGTATTGCTGTGAGCCTTGCAGCTAAGGATATTTTTTCAAACTTTATGTCTGGAATTGTACTTATACTCGGAAAAAGTATCAAAGTTGGAGAAACTGTTGAAATTAATAATCATAAAGGAAATGTAGAGAGAGTTTCACTTAGAACAACACGGATAATTGATGACAATGGAATTAAACATATTGTTCCCAACTCAGTATTGACTAACAACACTTATCTTCAATACAAAGCTCCGGAAAAATACAGAATTAATATTATAATTCACTTACCATTAAAATTTGATGTTAAAGAGTTTGAAGAGTATGTTGTTAATAAAATAAGTAGATATGAAAATGTACTTAAAAATCCCAAACCTGCACTTTATTCAAAAGGAATTAACAAGGATTGGATGGAGTTAAAAGTATCTTTTTGGATAAAAAATTATAAAAATAAAGATAAATATAAACTTATTATTACTAATGAAATTAGAAAATATATCGAGAGTGGTGAAAAAGGATGA
- the rnz gene encoding ribonuclease Z has protein sequence MEITFLGTSAAVHSYTRNHPAIIIKEFGEVMLFDCGEGTQRQIIFAKVSPMRISKIFLSHYHGDHILGLPGLLQSMNFRGRESKLTIYGPKGLDKIKEAIFKLGFCKFEFPLEFVEITSGTIIETEEYIVKAQKVNHNVINLAYSVEELKKPRFLKEKAIELGVPIGPAFKKLHNGEEIELGGKIIKPKQVLGPTRKGFKITYTGDTAPCEEIIEFAKDSDILIHEATYIEEDKDKAKEHFHSTSSDAARIAKLSNSKKLILTHISTRYKKTDELLKEAKDIFENTQLANDLMKIEL, from the coding sequence ATGGAAATTACATTTTTAGGAACATCAGCAGCAGTGCACTCCTATACAAGAAATCATCCAGCAATAATAATAAAAGAATTTGGAGAAGTAATGTTGTTTGATTGTGGTGAAGGAACACAAAGACAAATTATTTTTGCAAAAGTAAGTCCAATGAGAATATCCAAAATTTTTCTTAGTCATTATCATGGTGATCATATATTAGGACTTCCAGGATTATTACAATCCATGAATTTCAGAGGAAGAGAAAGTAAATTAACAATATATGGACCTAAAGGACTTGACAAAATTAAAGAAGCAATTTTTAAATTAGGGTTTTGTAAATTTGAATTTCCACTTGAATTTGTTGAAATAACATCAGGAACTATAATCGAAACCGAAGAATATATAGTTAAAGCTCAAAAAGTTAATCATAATGTTATTAATCTTGCATATTCAGTTGAAGAGCTAAAAAAACCAAGATTTTTAAAAGAAAAAGCTATTGAATTAGGCGTTCCTATTGGTCCTGCTTTCAAAAAACTTCACAATGGAGAAGAAATAGAACTAGGTGGTAAAATCATAAAACCAAAACAAGTACTTGGACCAACTAGAAAAGGATTTAAAATCACTTACACTGGAGACACTGCTCCTTGTGAAGAAATTATTGAATTTGCAAAAGACAGTGATATATTAATTCATGAAGCTACATATATCGAGGAAGATAAAGACAAAGCTAAAGAACATTTCCACTCAACATCTTCAGATGCAGCAAGAATTGCTAAACTAAGTAATTCCAAAAAATTAATATTAACTCATATTAGTACAAGATATAAAAAAACAGATGAATTATTAAAAGAAGCTAAGGATATATTTGAAAATACTCAGTTAGCTAATGATTTAATGAAAATTGAATTGTGA
- the nadA gene encoding quinolinate synthase NadA — protein sequence MSSTLQEEILKLKEEKNAIILAHNYQPGEVQEIADFLGDSLELCIKASKIDDKDLVIFCGVDFMAETAYILNPDKKILIPDIAAECPMAHMLPEEELLKAKKEHSDAGVILYVNSIAESKQHADTLCTSANAVKVTESLPHDKILFGPDNNLANHVSQRVNKEIIPIPNGGHCYVHKLFHIEDVELKRKEYPNAEIICHPECDIEIQNACDKVLSTGGMLKYIAESDNEEFVIGTEIDMITRINKEIPNKKLYPLLEGAICETMKLHTLEKIRDCLVNESPQITLPANVTKKSKKTIEYMLNV from the coding sequence ATGAGTAGTACATTGCAAGAGGAAATTTTGAAATTAAAAGAAGAAAAAAATGCAATTATCCTTGCACATAATTATCAACCAGGTGAAGTTCAAGAAATAGCTGATTTCCTTGGCGACTCTTTAGAATTATGTATTAAAGCTTCTAAAATTGATGATAAAGATTTAGTTATCTTTTGTGGTGTAGATTTTATGGCTGAAACAGCATATATCTTAAATCCTGATAAAAAGATTTTAATTCCAGATATTGCCGCTGAATGTCCAATGGCTCACATGCTTCCAGAAGAAGAATTATTAAAAGCAAAAAAAGAACATAGTGATGCAGGAGTAATACTTTATGTAAATAGTATTGCAGAATCTAAACAACATGCAGATACATTATGTACTTCAGCAAATGCTGTTAAAGTAACAGAAAGTTTACCACATGATAAAATTTTATTTGGACCAGATAATAACTTAGCTAATCATGTTAGCCAAAGAGTTAATAAAGAAATTATTCCTATTCCAAATGGGGGTCATTGTTATGTTCATAAATTATTCCACATAGAAGATGTTGAACTTAAAAGAAAAGAATATCCGAATGCTGAGATAATTTGCCACCCAGAATGTGACATTGAAATTCAAAATGCCTGTGATAAAGTACTTTCCACTGGAGGAATGCTAAAATATATCGCAGAAAGTGATAATGAGGAATTCGTAATTGGAACTGAAATTGACATGATTACAAGAATCAATAAAGAAATTCCAAATAAAAAATTATATCCTTTACTTGAAGGGGCAATATGCGAAACAATGAAATTACATACCTTAGAAAAAATTAGAGACTGTCTTGTAAATGAATCTCCACAAATTACATTACCAGCCAATGTCACTAAAAAATCAAAAAAAACTATAGAATATATGCTTAATGTTTAA
- the carA gene encoding glutamine-hydrolyzing carbamoyl-phosphate synthase small subunit, whose protein sequence is MVKMAKLALEDGTVLKGEAFGYKTTKLGELIFSTGMGGYTESLTDPSFKGEILMSTYPLEGNHGVSEDWYQSDKIQVEGFVVREVCHEVSNFSSQRTLDDFLKEFKTPGISGVDTRDLTLKIRERGSLKAAITTETISDDELLEMAKSQPSIVDMDLVHKVSTKDIKEFKEDTNKKVALIDCGVKRNIIKSFLERDIGVILFPYNTDYKTILDYSPNGLMITSGPGNPDRVVETIETMKKLSNRLPIFGICMGQQLIAKSFGAKSYKMKFGHRGENQPVKDLNTGKVFITSQNHGFTLDKESLKDTDLVLTQVNLNDGTPEGISHKELPLHCIQYHPEACPGPNDTRDVFDKFSQMMDEY, encoded by the coding sequence ATGGTAAAAATGGCTAAATTGGCTTTAGAAGATGGTACGGTTTTGAAAGGGGAAGCTTTTGGTTATAAAACAACTAAATTGGGAGAACTTATTTTTTCTACTGGTATGGGTGGTTATACTGAATCATTAACTGATCCTTCTTTTAAAGGAGAAATTTTAATGTCTACTTACCCGTTAGAAGGGAATCATGGAGTAAGTGAAGATTGGTATCAATCTGATAAAATTCAGGTTGAAGGTTTTGTTGTAAGAGAAGTATGTCATGAAGTCTCTAATTTTTCATCTCAAAGAACTTTAGATGATTTTTTAAAAGAATTTAAAACTCCTGGAATTAGTGGAGTTGATACCCGTGATTTAACACTAAAAATACGTGAAAGGGGTTCACTAAAAGCAGCTATTACAACTGAAACTATTTCTGACGATGAGTTACTTGAAATGGCTAAATCACAGCCAAGTATTGTTGATATGGATTTAGTACATAAAGTATCTACAAAAGATATTAAAGAATTTAAAGAGGATACTAATAAAAAAGTTGCGTTAATTGATTGTGGTGTTAAAAGAAACATTATTAAATCATTTTTAGAAAGAGATATTGGAGTTATTTTATTCCCATATAACACTGATTATAAGACTATTTTAGATTATTCTCCAAATGGATTAATGATTACATCAGGTCCGGGAAATCCAGATAGGGTAGTTGAAACTATTGAAACTATGAAAAAGTTATCTAATAGATTACCGATTTTTGGTATTTGCATGGGTCAACAGTTAATAGCTAAATCTTTTGGGGCTAAATCTTATAAAATGAAATTTGGACATAGGGGAGAAAACCAGCCAGTTAAGGATTTAAACACTGGAAAAGTGTTTATTACTTCTCAAAATCATGGATTTACTTTGGATAAGGAATCACTTAAAGACACAGATTTGGTTTTAACTCAAGTTAATTTAAACGATGGAACTCCTGAAGGAATTTCTCACAAAGAGTTGCCACTTCATTGTATCCAATACCATCCTGAAGCATGTCCAGGTCCAAATGATACAAGAGATGTTTTCGATAAATTTAGTCAAATGATGGATGAATATTAA
- a CDS encoding alpha/beta fold hydrolase, which produces MTFGSPIYDARGVIKNVIIYCHGSLGNFSSMKKIFPLTYKNGPFDEDKYFVICISALGSPGSCSPSTTDLKNKFPKYSILDLVNFQKEFLEEKFNITHVLGIIGNSMGGFVGLTSTIHYPDYADFLICGVSSYKVAGHDYILSRYVNDIIESDPDYLKGEMTYSLLRTLRLASLAEFNFGLSKKALRDMSLEELNAEYESFGNESMEMDIFDLKYCNEACMNFNVEENLDKITSKVLIIACNQDPHFPPELDAFPMFDMIDDVELVVMDSDLGHLCFNELENIICELNEFMGYFE; this is translated from the coding sequence ATGACTTTTGGTAGTCCAATTTATGATGCTAGAGGTGTTATTAAAAATGTAATTATTTATTGTCATGGGTCACTTGGAAATTTTTCATCAATGAAAAAAATATTTCCATTAACTTATAAAAATGGTCCGTTTGATGAAGATAAATATTTTGTCATATGTATTTCTGCATTAGGTTCTCCTGGAAGTTGTTCTCCATCTACAACGGATTTAAAAAATAAATTTCCAAAATATTCTATTTTAGATCTTGTTAATTTTCAAAAAGAATTTTTAGAAGAAAAATTCAACATAACTCATGTTTTAGGAATTATAGGTAATTCTATGGGTGGTTTCGTTGGATTAACCTCAACTATTCATTATCCAGATTATGCAGACTTTTTAATATGTGGAGTTAGTAGTTATAAAGTAGCTGGGCATGATTATATTCTCTCAAGATATGTAAATGATATTATTGAATCAGATCCTGATTATTTAAAAGGAGAAATGACTTATTCACTTTTAAGAACTTTAAGACTAGCTAGCTTAGCAGAGTTTAACTTCGGACTTTCAAAAAAAGCATTAAGGGACATGTCTTTAGAAGAATTAAATGCTGAATATGAAAGTTTTGGAAATGAAAGTATGGAAATGGACATATTTGATTTAAAATATTGTAATGAGGCATGTATGAATTTTAATGTTGAAGAGAATTTAGACAAAATAACTTCTAAAGTTTTAATTATTGCATGTAATCAAGATCCACATTTTCCACCAGAATTAGATGCATTTCCAATGTTTGACATGATTGATGATGTTGAATTAGTTGTAATGGATTCTGATTTAGGTCATTTATGTTTTAATGAACTTGAAAACATTATTTGTGAACTAAATGAATTTATGGGTTATTTTGAGTGA
- the nucS gene encoding endonuclease NucS, whose product MKYRILERPSCEEGYDLVEEALRKKATIIIFACCKVNYEGRALSQLNWGERIILIKPDGSFLIHQERKVDPVNWQPPKSRTRSFIRNDKLILESHRRVPKELLSVEIRKIQFINYANVEDFEELEQAGYEKDMGDMIMDKPHLIEEGFTPTAREYSVEHGFIDILGKDDDNNLMVLELKARKAGVSAVKQLKRYLSDFENTENDYLKECKASKKRIRGLLVAPSLGEDAKEMIEDEGIEFVSIEPPKELRRDKKTTLDAF is encoded by the coding sequence ATGAAATATAGAATTTTAGAAAGACCTAGTTGTGAAGAAGGATATGATTTAGTAGAAGAAGCATTGCGTAAAAAAGCAACAATAATCATTTTTGCATGCTGTAAAGTTAATTATGAAGGTAGAGCATTAAGTCAACTTAACTGGGGAGAAAGGATTATACTTATAAAACCAGATGGTTCATTTTTAATACATCAAGAAAGAAAAGTAGACCCTGTAAATTGGCAACCACCCAAATCAAGAACTAGAAGTTTTATTAGAAATGATAAATTAATTCTCGAAAGTCATCGTAGAGTTCCTAAAGAATTATTAAGCGTTGAGATAAGAAAAATTCAATTTATTAATTATGCAAATGTTGAAGACTTTGAAGAACTTGAACAAGCAGGATATGAAAAAGATATGGGTGATATGATTATGGACAAACCTCATTTAATTGAAGAAGGATTTACTCCAACTGCTAGAGAATATAGTGTTGAACATGGATTTATTGATATTTTAGGAAAAGATGATGATAATAATTTAATGGTATTAGAATTAAAAGCTCGTAAAGCTGGAGTAAGTGCTGTTAAACAACTTAAAAGATATTTAAGTGATTTTGAAAACACTGAAAATGATTATTTAAAAGAATGTAAAGCTAGTAAGAAAAGAATTAGGGGACTTTTAGTAGCACCTTCACTTGGAGAAGATGCAAAAGAAATGATTGAAGATGAAGGAATTGAGTTTGTATCAATTGAACCTCCAAAAGAATTAAGGCGAGATAAAAAAACAACATTAGATGCATTTTAG
- the nadC gene encoding carboxylating nicotinate-nucleotide diphosphorylase encodes MDKIIEYMLAEDEGFGDVTSNAVVDEGKIVSASIISKDEGILAGSNIIRDIFEEKGIKVLFYLTDGSEIHKNDIIMYLKGDARTILLLERTVLNLMMRMSGVASAANHYVNLVKDYDVKIAGTRKTSPAIAKFDKMALRIGGADTHRFSLGDMVLIKDNHIASVGDPLETLLKAKKNVSFSKKIEIEVESIGDAIDCVLNKADIVMLDNMGKNDVEKVINELNRLNIRENSLIEVSGGITEDNILDFVGLGVDIISLGALTHSSRSLNFSLNFEKS; translated from the coding sequence TTGGATAAAATTATTGAGTATATGCTTGCTGAGGATGAAGGATTTGGAGATGTTACATCTAATGCAGTTGTAGATGAAGGTAAAATAGTTTCTGCTTCTATTATATCTAAAGATGAAGGTATTTTAGCGGGAAGTAATATTATTAGAGATATATTTGAGGAAAAAGGTATTAAAGTACTTTTTTATTTAACAGATGGAAGTGAAATTCATAAAAATGACATAATTATGTATTTAAAAGGAGATGCTAGGACTATTTTACTTCTTGAAAGAACGGTTCTTAACTTAATGATGCGAATGAGTGGGGTAGCTAGTGCAGCTAATCATTATGTAAATTTAGTTAAAGATTATGATGTAAAAATAGCAGGTACTCGTAAAACTTCGCCTGCAATAGCTAAATTTGATAAAATGGCTTTAAGAATTGGCGGTGCCGATACTCATAGATTTAGTTTAGGTGACATGGTTTTAATTAAAGATAATCATATTGCCTCTGTTGGAGATCCTTTAGAAACTCTTTTAAAAGCAAAAAAAAATGTTAGCTTTTCTAAAAAAATTGAAATTGAAGTGGAATCTATTGGGGATGCTATTGATTGTGTTTTAAACAAAGCAGATATTGTAATGTTGGACAATATGGGTAAAAATGATGTAGAAAAAGTTATCAACGAATTAAATAGGCTTAATATACGTGAAAATTCTTTAATTGAAGTGTCTGGTGGAATTACTGAAGATAATATTTTGGACTTTGTTGGATTAGGTGTGGATATAATATCTTTAGGTGCTCTGACTCACTCATCAAGAAGTTTGAATTTTAGTTTGAATTTTGAAAAATCCTAA
- a CDS encoding DUF5750 family protein yields MLVKIIDYGDFEDKNFIVYRIMGLSSNHINYLCNNLDEKIEVKGDVLEITMYFTKELYPFQSEVAQFRLDDFIAREEIEMNVFLSSFLEDSF; encoded by the coding sequence ATGTTAGTTAAAATAATTGATTATGGCGATTTTGAAGATAAAAATTTTATTGTTTATAGGATTATGGGATTATCTTCAAATCATATAAATTATCTTTGTAACAATTTAGATGAAAAAATAGAGGTTAAAGGGGATGTTTTAGAAATAACAATGTATTTTACAAAGGAATTATATCCTTTTCAAAGTGAAGTGGCTCAATTTAGATTAGATGATTTTATAGCTCGTGAAGAAATAGAAATGAATGTATTTTTATCTAGTTTTCTAGAAGATTCATTTTAA